A stretch of DNA from Glycine max cultivar Williams 82 chromosome 18, Glycine_max_v4.0, whole genome shotgun sequence:
taACCTCTCTCTCTCGCCTCTTTCTCTCCCGTGcacattttcttcttcctcaaacggttctgcttcttgctttttctgcttcttcagttttcttcttcctcctgcACAACTTCTTCGTTCTTCTCTTCTTCGCCGCTAGTCTTCTTCTTCGCCGCCATCGCCGCCATTGTTGCCGTGTTTAGGAGGAAGGTGTGGGTCTTCGCGTTTCTGCTTCTTCTTCGAGGTAAGTTTGTCGTTCGCGTTTTGATTTTTGTCGGCGATGGCGAAAAACGCTGTCGGGAAGTTGCTGGGTTGTTTACGGatcacttgatccgtaagcattttccggatcaagttgatccggaagatgcttacggatcaagtgatCCGTGAAGCATATTAAGTGGTTTACGGATCACTTGATCCGTAAACTACTCACAActtcattttatttgaaaaattgtcaattatttgatacattgtgagtttttttttaaattaggaaTTTTGGTTATTAGGATCAGCTCTGAATGTAtgctaaatatttgataaatattgtcATTTTGGAGAATATCTACtgtttcaatttgatttaatgTGAATATGTAATTGCCTTTGATGTAATTGCCACTTAGAATTGAATGTGGTATTGGAAAACTGATTCAAATGTCTAGACAACCTCagcaaattaaattcaaaagtaACATGATTAGGACAAATCTCTAAAACTTGATTAAATGTTGATCcttgagagaaaaaggaaaatgggaAATCATTGCTTCACCTAACTCACTTGCCTAATGTCTATGAATTTATTTTGCTCCCTCTAAAGCTCAAAGGCTTGCAATCATTTCATTCTTCAAAAAGCAGCCCAACCTTCTTTGCTTTGAACAAAGACAATGAATTATTCATGTCTTAAAAGGAGAAAACATTCATTATCCGGTGGTCACACTACTAACTTCAATTTCAACGTTCACAACATATTTAGGACTAGCATTATTAGCTTTTTATAGAACTggtcaacaaaaacatattggtCAATGTGGATTATTTCTAGATAGAATGCTATAAGGACAATCAATTAGTGTATATAGAAAACATTTAGAGAGAAAGTTTTATGAGGGTTAGGAGAACAATTAATCCAAATCCTATAATGATTGCAACTTTTACTAGCTGTTCTTATTTCTATTTCAGACTGAACATCAATAGTgttctatatattaatatatattgttcTTAGATGGAATTGTCACAAGCAGTATAACAAGGAATGGTCCTAGTTGTGATAGCCAACAAGGGAGGGAATTGACATTGATATCATAATGAAGTGAACATGTTATGGCAATTGAATTAGTTTAAAGTAGTGGGTTACTTCTATTGGAGCCAtccaaatttgtaaattttagtaAGAATTTAAGTCTTCTTCTGCACTTGTTCAAGTTAGCTATTTTATTCCTTTACTCAATCCTCTAATGGGTTTTATTCTAGCTTTGGTCAAtcataaaaatagaacaaaacacAATATTGTGTTGAGAAATGGTATATTTTGATTCTATTTCGTTTATCCACACACATCATTCCTTCATGAATCATTGTTTCTCAGATTCATAAAGCTCAGCAAGTTTCCCACTAAGcatttgagatgttgttgacCATTGTTTATGCTTAGTTTGTTTATCCACACAcatttgagatgttgttgacCACAAAACAACACCTTGCTGAATCAAGGTCAATACCACTAAGcatttgagatgttgttgaccattgtttgtcagattcataaagctcAGCAAGTTTCTCTCTAATAAGTAAAACATATGATAAAACAACAAGTGGTCATTAAAGTAATTGAATTGAGTTAACCAAATGCTTGAAATTTGAGAAAACGAAATGAGTGATGGATTTTGTGGTactcatttgcagatcatggttaggactAGAGGATTAGATCATGCCTTAGGTCAGGTCACTGACATAGGTCTGGGTAGAGGAGATCGTGATGATTCCGATGATGCTCCGCAGGGTCTACGGCCTACTGCATCCGCACGGAGGCTGCGAGTCGCTGTGACTGCGGATCACGTCGATGAGCCAGTCATCCTTGCGCCAGATGTTCAGGATGACCCGATGGAGGCACCAGCTGCTGTGGAGGACATTCCTGCGGACGCAGGCGCAGAGGCGGCTGAGGATCAGTACCAGGGATTTCCGGGTGGTTCGAGCGACCCATCCGTGTTGACAGCGTATGCGGACCACGCTGCTTGCAGCGTATGGACGAGAGAggtatttatactatttatttttagttacttgtaaattatactattagttttcctttaaatgataattttaacgaATTTTGCATTCcttttatacttcaattcaggagcgtCCTGAATTGAAGCTATCCTCTCATGGGAGGAAGGTCCACAGTTTAGGCAGGCCTGTCCCTACCATTGAGGGACTTATTGCTGGTACAGGACTAAGTCCTCTGATCGCGTGTTCGGTAGACACCGGCGATCGGGGACTTTTGTCCGCGTTTATGGAGCGGTGGCACCGGGAGACGTCTAGTTTCCATCTCCCGATGGGAGAGCTCACCATCACATTGGACAACGTCTCCTCTCTTCTCCATCTTCCCGTTATAGGTGACTTACACGCATTTGAGCCCTTGCACGTGGACGATGCGGTTCAGATGCTGGTGGACTTGTTGATGGTGTCTCTAGAGTCTGTTAGGGCTGAGACAGTCCAGTGTCGCGGACCGTATTTACGCCTACAATGGGTATGTGATATATATCAGTGTCGATGCCAGGCAGGTCATTGGACAACTGCAGCTCACGCATATCTTCTTGACCTACTGGGTTGCACtctgtttgctaacaagagtgcaaccaatgTCCATGTTGTCTACTTGGAGGCCCTTCGTGACCTCAGTATGACAGAGAGGTATGCTTGGGGAGTGACTGCTTTGGTTCATATGTACAATCAGCTGAATGATGCATCTATGAGCCACAGTCGACAACTTGGCGGTTACATCACACTACTGCAggtaacaaatatgtttttcattcattcaggctaaacaatgttcaactttaaattttgttacactttcattattaatgtttataatttgaatGTTACATATGTAGTGCTGGATTTACGAGCACTTTCCCTCGGTTGCGGAGTCCACCGCTGATCAGGACTACGACGAGGCTTCTCCGCGTGCGTGCAGGTGGATTGCGATGAAGAAGACCGTGAAGAACATTCGCACGCCGTCGTACAGGGAGCGCCTGGACCGACTCCGGATTTCGGATGTCTGTTGGATCCCGTATGGGGAGCATCGGGAGGTCCGGGACTTCCACGTCAAATCATGCTATTTCGGTTTCTTGCGTTGGGGGCCTTTTGTTGTTTATTATCTACCAGAGAGGGTTGTGCGGCAGTTTGGTTACACGCAAATCATTCCTGCTCCTCCAGTCGATTCATGGGTCTCGTATGATGATATACACGACAGGTGAATGCACTACGAGGATCATATCGTACCTGCAGGTGACGTGTGCGTTGTGCCAGGGGCGTGTTCCAGTGACTACATCGACTGGTTCTTCCGCATCTCCcatcctttcatgacaccaGGCCACGCATTAGATCCTCTGCCTCATGGTCACGCCCCGCAGTCCCGAGTCGTCCCTCAGGTCCCGCAGACAGATATCCCTCGCGTGCCGGAGCCAAGAGCATCGTCGACATCTGTGGAGGAGCccagacatgcagtggtaagtaatactaataatttacgtcatttacctcaatatttgcataataatttgtgtaattagtttgttttgtatgtaaCAGGAAGTTTGTGATGACATTGCTGAGAGGTTAGAGCGTCATCTGAGTCTAGGGGTGGTCACGCCTGGCTCATCGACACATGAGGTGATCGAAGAATGTTTCAGATTGGCCAGGAGTATGACACAGGACCATCTAATATACGTTAGGTGTAGACGCAGGTGGCGCACTGATCAGGCGTAGTTTATGtacatattttacattgatattCCTTGTATATACAGATATTGTACATGAACTCATTTCATGAgtattgttagttttatttattttcattactaatgttagttttatttattttcattgattgtgtattccatttgtgtctatatatacgcgtgttattaaaatggtctagttaatttagtttaccaactaataaaaaataatttaaaatataactttaaatataattgaaataaagaagttgaaaacggggtaaaaaaaataattaaccaaaaaatGGACATCATTCGTTATCTAAagtagttagtattttaattttttatataaatggacatcaaaatataactttaaaatgcattataaagtagttagtattttaattttttatataatactaattattttttttatattctttataatattaataattatatgattaattctttataatattatcttttatgtatttattgatttttattaatatgtataaaataaccttaaacaataattataataggACTAagtaagtattttaatatcatcttctaaacaaatttattctaaaaaaatatattaaaaaattaattatttataataaataaatatttataaatatattataattaataaaataaaaaatagatttaattatattataaataaatatattgtattttaaagtatattataattatttttcctcttacggATCAAATTGATCCGCAAGAGACTGCCGGATCAACTTTATCAGGAAgttacgaatcaacttgatccgtatgaaaaaaattaagcaaaggCAATTTTGCCATTTTTTAAGAATACTGGGTGCACCTAACAACACTCTACATAGTTTGACCATCATTTGccgattttaaataaataaactggATTCTTGTAATGGTTTATTGTTCATATATCCCTTACTTGAATTAACTAATTACCCCAGCCagtaaaatcaataatttagtTAACgacttatcatttaaaatatttactcaTTAGAATCGATCTATCATTTGATTTAACGCAACAGCTTAGTATGAGAAAAGGTATGAAAAAGTATGTGCGCAAATGATTATCCACGGGTGAAACCTGCAATTCAAAGAACTTTTGGTAAAATTTGCACTACACATCCGAATGTGCCCAAAACAGCATCTACAAACATTTCACATTTCCTGTCATTCTCAGTAAAGTAAATGAAACACTATGGACTCAATGCTGCCCCTTTCTATATATGATAAGGGAACAACATCCTATTTACATAGTTTCACGCTGCCAACAGGCATAGacaaatgatttttaatgagGGGAAAACCATGACCTGGAAACAATTTTAAACAAGTGTGTCAAAAACCACCAGTCCAAGTAATAAAACTTCACTATCATcctggaaaaaaaagaagaagatattATTAACATCAGAATGATCAGATACAACTAGAGAAGTCATAAATTGCAATAATCCATAATCACAGTTTTTAGACAAGATAGTCACAGTAATTTCAATCAACATATAATTTCAATCATGATCACAGTAATCTTCATTTTGATCACTCGTTGAAATGTCTAGGGCCAGATAAAACTACTATgggaaaatagaagaaaaggaGAGTTGGAAAAAGGGAAACTGGAAACAAACCAGTCCATTAAGATCAGGCAACCCTTTccaacattttattattattattgttactaTTCACCATGAACACACAACTAAATGTTTCTCAGTCCAATGATTTACTGTCCAATAAGTTCATTGCTATTATTCTTGGAAGTCACAACTTATACGGCCTACAATTTGGAAGTTATTCTGTATGACTGATTCTGTCATCAATTGTGGCACTCAGGTTAATGAAAATAGAGAATGACTTGTATTACTGTTAAAGAAAAACTAACACATTAGGGAATTGGTAGGTAcggaaagtaaaataaaaatagtaaaagaaagggAGGGGGAGTAGAAAAGCAAAGTAGATGGACACAGAAAGGAAACATACCCTATAAGAAGTATCAATCTATGAACACAAAAACTGAGCCTGCACATAGCACCACCAGAATAAGAATTAAATGTCACCCAGTTATGTCATCTTTAACGCCTGCTTCAATTGTGCAAACGCAGATGGATGCATACTGCTCATTGCAGCATTGAATGATTCTCCATGAATAGCAGCACATGTTTGTAGATTTTCTCTCACACAGTCCTCAAGAGACAGCTGATTGATACGGTCTGAAAATTTGATCtagtaacaaaataaataaatgcattAGTTCCTTTGTTACTCTCATGATGTACATCATTCAAAAATGGAAATTTCATCTAGTTTTCATAGATTGTTACCTGTCTTTTTCTGAATTCTTTACTAGGAATAGTGCCCTCATCAGGAGACGTGCTGGAGCTTATGTCACCACTGTTATTGAAAATAGACGTGaagaattatgtttttaaaaaaattactgaatGCCATATAAAGCTAGGGAAATCCCCCATTATAGTTTCTAAACCATAAGACTTCCTTCAGAACTAATAAGCTTTTTCAAGTTATGGCAAGTCTCATTATATGAGACCTGCCATCACCAACTATTGCAACAGCTTAAGctattaaacaaaaatacatgaatGGTATCTCTAATAAgactaaaaaacaaaacacataaAGAAACCAGATCAAGAACAAGAATCAGCCAAGGTTCCTACCTACTACTCTTTACTAAGTGCCAAAAACAGACTACAAGTACAAAAAACTAACCTGGACTCTTCCTCAGTTAAGTCATCATTTCTGCCCAGAATTACACTAGTGCAAACACTGCACATCAAAACATATACAGGGGTCACTTACTCCTTATTTGcaaacaattaataatatttaaagattAGTACCTCAAAATTTGATCCAGTTTGTCCAGTACTTGAGGCAGTCTTAACGTCAGAATTATTGAGAGGGCTAAGCCAATTGTCTTCTTCTGGATGGAAGAAACATTATCTACCTGGAAAAATTATATGCATAAATTCACAATAAAGAAAGGATACAAAATTAAATTGGCCAAAATGACCCATTTACACATAACAACTAAATGCCAACTGAAAACTTAATCAGATATTGATCTTTAAGACATGATGTGACATCCTACAGCACATAGCAGAGGACATCATATAAATTCTTCCAGCCATGGGCAAACATTTTTCCCTTACACCCTTGACATGGTGGTGCATATtgcataaattaaaaagtaaatgtATCAAATGCAGCAGAGTAGTGGACCTAGACTAGATCACGATACTGTCAATGAGATTCAAACAAGACACTTCCTTTCCAAAATTATATACACTTCAGACACTTGTACATTCATCAAAAGTCACACaaacataaatcattttaaagttGTGGTGTATTAATTAATGCAACTTACAGGTTAGTATAAGCACAGACAAGACAATATGCAATATATTTAGAACAAAACACTGTCTCTAAAGCATAGCCACACCAACCTTATCAACCCAAATGTCAACCAGACAAAGAAGTATATTTTCTTGAACTGGGATGGATGCTGTCTGAAGCAGTTGAGAAGTTGATGGATCTGATGCTAATTGGGCAAGTGAATTTGTATTCATCACCAAAAGCCTAGCCAGGATGGCAGCCGAAGATGCTTTAACAGATGTTTTAGAAGGATCGTGATCATCTCCTCCACTCAAACATATTACTATTAACTTCTGCAATAAAAAATTCAAGGGCTTCAAAAAATTTCTCTACATTGTGAACTATGAAACATTAGTTGAATGATAGATGGGGAAAGGTGTATGCTAGGAGATATCCTTGGAAGAGCTAAAGTGTTGTCAGTTAGTTAGGACAACTAGGTTAACTAACAGTTGGTTAGTTATAACTAactgttagttagttagttaagaaactataaatagaaTTGAGAGAAGTTAGTTGGGGGTTAGAGAGAAAATTGAGAAGTGGAGGGTGGGGAGACCTCGAACTCATTTTATATTCTGTCTTGGGTGTTGGAAGCACCATCataataatacaatattttCCTCTGTTTCTGATCCAGTTCTATcaactggtatcagagcttcgatCTTGGAGCTTAGAATTGTTAATGGTGATGAAGACGAACGCGAGAATGGAGACGTGCATGGAAGCCATGGAGAAAGCAATAGAAGAGAATCACAAAGCAATGGAATTGCGGTCGAGTTCGATTGAAGGGATGATACAAAAGCTGGCGGCGGCATGGGAAAAAAAATCTCCTACTACAAACGTCCACACACAGTTGACCAGTAACAGGGGAAAAGATTGTATTATTATGGTGGTGCTTTCAACACCCAAGACAGAATACAAAATGAGTTTGAGATCTCACCACCCTCCACTTCTCAATTTTCTCTCTAACCCCTAACTAACTTCcctcaattttatttatagtttcttaacaaactaacaattagttataactaactaacaattAGTTTTCCTAGCTATCCTAACTGATTGACGACACTTTAGCTCTTCCAAGGATATCTCCTAGCATACACCTTTCCCCATCTATCAATTTCGAGCCTGGGAAATCCTTTTCAGGTGTTGTTAGCACTGGAACAAGAAGAGACAGTGCAAGGTTTCATAGGCCAATTTGAGAAGTATGTTGGAATGGTTGGCTGGTTTGGGTGAGGTTGAGGCGAACTTTGAGAAATTAACATTATAGAGGAATTATTAGATGAAATTGAAGGACCTGAATGGTTTTCAAAGCTGGATTTGCACTCTGGTTATCCCCAGATCTGAATGAAAGAAGAGGATGTCCAGAAAATAGCTTTTAGGACACATGAGGGTCACTACGAATTCTTGGTTGTGCCATTTGGGTTAACCAATACGCCATCCACCTTCCAAGCACTCATGAATGAGGTGCTTTGACCTTTTCTGCGACAATTTGCATTGATCTTCTTTGATAATATTCTGGTATATAGTCGCAGTTTGAAGGATCACAACATGCACCTGAGGGCAGTATTGCAAGTGCTGCAGCAACATGAATTGAAGGTGAACAGGAAAAAATGTAACTTTGGCCAGAATTCTCTAGAATATTTGGGGCATATCATCTCAAGAAGGGGTAGAAGCTGACCCAAGTAAACTGGTAGCAATGACTAATTGGCCCAGACCTAAGGATGCTAAAGGTTTAAGGGGATTCTTAGGGTTGACAGGCTATTGCAGGAGGTTTGTGAAGGATTATGGGAAAATTGCACAGCCCTTGAA
This window harbors:
- the LOC102667364 gene encoding protein MAIN-LIKE 1-like — encoded protein: MSDGFCGTHLQIMVRTRGLDHALGQVTDIGLGRGDRDDSDDAPQGLRPTASARRLRVAVTADHVDEPVILAPDVQDDPMEAPAAVEDIPADAGAEAAEDQYQGFPGGSSDPSVLTAYADHAACSVWTREERPELKLSSHGRKVHSLGRPVPTIEGLIAGTGLSPLIACSVDTGDRGLLSAFMERWHRETSSFHLPMGELTITLDNVSSLLHLPVIGDLHAFEPLHVDDAVQMLVDLLMVSLESVRAETVQCRGPYLRLQWVCDIYQCRCQAGHWTTAAHAYLLDLLGCTLFANKSATNVHVVYLEALRDLSMTERYAWGVTALVHMYNQLNDASMSHSRQLGGYITLLQCWIYEHFPSVAESTADQDYDEASPRACRWIAMKKTVKNIRTPSYRERLDRLRISDVCWIPYGEHREVRDFHVKSCYFGFLRWGPFVVYYLPERVVRQFGYTQIIPAPPVDSWVSYDDIHDR